DNA from Gephyromycinifex aptenodytis:
GACTCCGGCGGCCGCGCCGATGGTGGCGCACGCGATCGGGGCGACGAACGCCAGCGCGTTCGACCTGTCCGCAGCCTGCGCCGGGTTCTGCTACGGCTTGGCTGTCGCCGATGACGCCGTCCGTGCAGGCAGCGCCGAATACGTCCTGGTCATCGGCGTCGAGAAGTTCTCCGACTTCCGCGATCCCCAAGACCGGTCGACGGCCTTCATCTTTGGTGACGGCGCCGGAGCAGCCGTCGTCGGTCCGTCGCAGACGCCGGGGATCTCCCCATCGGTGCTGGGCGCCGACGGTTCCGGAGCCATGCAGATCTTCCAGTCCCGGCCGTGGACCGAGGTACGCCGCGACTGGGAAGAGATGGCTCGCTCAGGGGCAGTCCCCACCGAGCTACCGGCATGGCCCTACATCGCAATGGAAGGCCCCTCGGTCTTCCGCTGGGCCGTCTACTCCATGGCCCCGGTCGCCAAACAGGCCATCGCCGCCGCCGGACTGCAAGTCAGCGACCTCGACGTGTTCGTCCCACACCAGGCGAACATGCGCATTATCGATGCCCTGGCCAAGCAGCTTCGGCTGCCGCCGGAGGTGGTCGTGGCCCGAGACGTGGTGGATGTTGCCAACACCTCCGCAGCCTCGGTCCCACTGGCCTTCACCCGGCTCGTGCGCGAGGGCCAAGCCAAGAGCGGTGATCTGGCGCTACTGATGGGCTTCGGGGCCGGGTTGGCGTGGGCCGCCCAGGTCGTCGTTGTGCCCTGACCTCTATGACTCCCGCCGCCCGACGGGTTCTCGGGCGACCAACAGTTCCGCACAAGCACTAGGAGAACCGCATGGCTGCCACCGAGCAGGAGATCCTCGCCGGCCTCGCCGAGATCATCAACGAAGAGACGGGCCTGGAGCCCGAAGCTGTTGAGCTCGACAAGTCCTTCACCGAGGACCTGGACATCGACTCGCTGTCGATGATGACCATCGTCGTCAACGCCGAAGAGAAGTTCGACGTGAAGATCCCGGACGAGTCGGTCAAGGACCTCAAGACCGTCCGCGACGCCGTCGACTTCATCAAGACCGCACAGGCGGCCTGAACCACGCTGTGGCGGCGTCCTTGCCCTGGGGAAACCCGGGTCAAGGCGCCGCCACGCCGTCCCGTCACTACTGCGCCTGTAGGAGGCCTCTGATGTCCCCCCATCGTGACCAGCGCATCGTCGTCACCGGGCTCGGCGCGACGACCCCGCTGGGAGGCGACGTGCCCACCACATGGGACGCCCTCCTCGCGGGCCGCTCCGGAGCTCGACCCTTGGACCAGCCCTGGGTCCAGGAGTACAACCTTCCAGTCACCTTCGCAGCGACCCTGACCACCCCGGCTTCGCAGCTACTGTCCAAGGTGGAACAGCGTCGCCAAGACCCGTGTGCCCAATACGCCATCATCGCCGCCAGGGAAGCCTGGGCGGATGCGGGTTCTCCCGAGATCGAGCCGGAGCGGCTCGCGGTCTCGGTGGGTACCGGCGTCGGAGGCGTCTCCACCCTCATCGACGCTTGGGAGGCCTTGCGCACCAAGGGTCCGCGTCGGGTGTTCCCGCTGTCGGTACCGATGCTGTTGGTGAACTCCCCCACCGCGATGGTCTCCCTGGAACTGAACGCCCGCGCCGGCGGTCACACCCCGGTCAGCGCCTGTGCTTCGGGAGCCGAGGCGATCGCCAGCGCTATCGAGATCCTGCGCAGCGACCGAGCCGACATGGTCGTCGCCGGCGGCACCGAGGCGGCCATCCACCCGCTGCCCATTGCCGGTTTCGCAGCCATGCAAGCGCTCTCGACGCGCAACGAGGAACCGGAGCGCGCTTCCCGGCCCTACGACGTCGACCGTGACGGGTTCCTCATCGCCGAGGGGGCGGCGTTGTTGGTCTTGGAGCGCTACGAGGACGCCGTCGCGCGAGGCGCCACCATCTACGCCGAGCTTGTCTCAGCCGGGGTCAGTTCCGATGCTCACCACATCGCAGCGCCCGAGCCGGAAGGTGTGGGAGCAGCCGCCGCTATGCGCCAGGCAATCCAGACCGGCGACATCGACCCGGCAGACATCGTGCACCTGAACGCCCACGCCACCTCCACCCCTGCTGGGGACATCGCCGAGAGCAAGGCGGTTCACTCGGCCCTGGGCGAGGCGGCAGAGCAGGTGACGGTGTCCGCGACGAAGTCGATGACCGGGCACCTGCTCGGGGCGGCGGGTGCGTTGGAAGCGATCTTCACCATTCGGGCTTTGCAGGAACGTCTGGCCCCGGCCCAGATCAACCTGGACAACCCAGACCCTCAGATCAACCTGGACATCGTCACCGGTTCAGCGCGCGAGCTGCCCAGCGGCGACATCGTCGGCCTGGACAACTCCTTCGGTTTCGGAGGGCACAACGTGACGTTGGCCTTCCGCGCCCTCAGCTAGTCCAGAAGGCACATAACGAAAGGACCGGCCCCATCCCCGTGGGTCGGTCCTTTCGCTTCCCCCGAACTGCGCTCTTGACGCCCACTGGTCCGAGAGCGGGCGCTGCGAGCACCTCTTACGTCGCCGTAGCTGCAGCGACCGCACAGCACCTCCGCAAGTGAAGGCGCTGCGCGTGCATCAACCGACGCGGTAGAGCCAGCGCGTCGGGGCGCCTTCTCCAGCGTGGCGGAAGGGATCCAACTCGGCGTCCCAGGCGGTGCCGAGCATTCGGTCCATCTCGGAGCGGATGAGGGTGAGGTCCGCGCTCTGCAACGCTGCCTTGACGCGGTCCTCGTTGAGCACGGCGTCGCCATTGGCAGAGAGCCAGGTGTGGTGGATGCCCAGGCTTGGCGTATGACTCCAGCGCGAACCGTCGACGCCAGGGCTGGCGTCCTCGGTCACCTCGTAACGCAGGTTCTCCCAGCCGCGCAGAGCACTAGCAATACGGGAGCCGGTACCGCACTCACCGCCCCAAGCAAACTGGGCGCGCATGAGAGAGCGCCCGAGCGGCTGAGGTGTCCAGTCCAAGCGGACCGGCTGACCCAGCACCGTCTCCAGCGCCCAACCAATATGCGGGCACAAGGCAACCGGGGATGAGTGAATGTACACCATCCCGGCTGTCATAACAGTCGATGACACAACAGACATCCGGACCTCCTGCGTATGAGGGACGTCTTCCCCAACGGCCTCGTTCGCAGATGTGCGGAAATGTGTGTGCCGCTCATGACCGATCATGCGACCCACGTATGAAGCGGCCCGTGCCGCGTTGTCCGCCACCCATTCTGCACTAGGCGCCGCGTGTGGCCAACCCCTGACTGGCGTGTTGCTTCGCAGGTAGCGGCCCTGGTTGTATGCAACCCGACCTGGACAAGCGATCAAGACGTGCGGTTCACTGTTGGTCGTAACGGGACGAGCGCCGCGGTCACCGCGTCGCACCGCTGGGGGGCGGAGTGCCCGACAACTAGGGGAGGAACACCTACTGATGAACGAGATCTCGGCACCGGCTCCGGGCATGCAAAGCGCGATGGCGATCTTGACCGCCCGTCTGCAGAGCATGGATGGCGGCTGCACCGTCAATGAGTACGTCGACATTCTGCGCAGCGAGATGGAGGGCCAGGATCCGTTGATTCTCACCTCAGCGATGGCCAGCCTGGCCTCGGCGCTGCTGTCGATCGCCGCCGGGGGCACCAAGATCCCGCCGTACGAGTTGCTCTCGACGATCGGTCTGACTCTGGCCGACGCCTGAGCCATAAACGCACCGGCGGCCCACCTCCCCTCTCGGAGAGGTGGGCCGCCGGCGTATTACCTGGTGACGTTGCGACAGTGCTCAGGTACGGGCGCGGGAGTGCGCTCGGGGTCGAGCGGATCAGGAGGGGCAGGAGCCTCGTCCGGTGCGGAACGAGATATGTACGTGATCCCAGTGATTGGCGGTGACCGAACC
Protein-coding regions in this window:
- a CDS encoding DUF3145 domain-containing protein, whose translation is MSVVSSTVMTAGMVYIHSSPVALCPHIGWALETVLGQPVRLDWTPQPLGRSLMRAQFAWGGECGTGSRIASALRGWENLRYEVTEDASPGVDGSRWSHTPSLGIHHTWLSANGDAVLNEDRVKAALQSADLTLIRSEMDRMLGTAWDAELDPFRHAGEGAPTRWLYRVG
- the fabF gene encoding beta-ketoacyl-ACP synthase II; this encodes MSPHRDQRIVVTGLGATTPLGGDVPTTWDALLAGRSGARPLDQPWVQEYNLPVTFAATLTTPASQLLSKVEQRRQDPCAQYAIIAAREAWADAGSPEIEPERLAVSVGTGVGGVSTLIDAWEALRTKGPRRVFPLSVPMLLVNSPTAMVSLELNARAGGHTPVSACASGAEAIASAIEILRSDRADMVVAGGTEAAIHPLPIAGFAAMQALSTRNEEPERASRPYDVDRDGFLIAEGAALLVLERYEDAVARGATIYAELVSAGVSSDAHHIAAPEPEGVGAAAAMRQAIQTGDIDPADIVHLNAHATSTPAGDIAESKAVHSALGEAAEQVTVSATKSMTGHLLGAAGALEAIFTIRALQERLAPAQINLDNPDPQINLDIVTGSARELPSGDIVGLDNSFGFGGHNVTLAFRALS
- a CDS encoding beta-ketoacyl-ACP synthase III, yielding MTARLAQRRGAEFTRIHGLGDYRPRRVVTNAEICELIDSSDEWIKDRSGIATRLQAEPQESVVDMAAEAARQAIEAAGISATDVGLVLLATVTHPWQTPAAAPMVAHAIGATNASAFDLSAACAGFCYGLAVADDAVRAGSAEYVLVIGVEKFSDFRDPQDRSTAFIFGDGAGAAVVGPSQTPGISPSVLGADGSGAMQIFQSRPWTEVRRDWEEMARSGAVPTELPAWPYIAMEGPSVFRWAVYSMAPVAKQAIAAAGLQVSDLDVFVPHQANMRIIDALAKQLRLPPEVVVARDVVDVANTSAASVPLAFTRLVREGQAKSGDLALLMGFGAGLAWAAQVVVVP
- a CDS encoding acyl carrier protein; amino-acid sequence: MAATEQEILAGLAEIINEETGLEPEAVELDKSFTEDLDIDSLSMMTIVVNAEEKFDVKIPDESVKDLKTVRDAVDFIKTAQAA